The Luteimonas sp. YGD11-2 genome has a window encoding:
- the radC gene encoding DNA repair protein RadC, producing MHIRDWPSSERPREKLLARGAAVLSDAELLALFLGSGLRGRDAVATARELLAGHGPLRKLLERTPAQLAALPGLGPARAALLAAALELCGRYLAAGLERGEALSDPQSAGRYFAQRLRGYPHEVFAALFLDTRHRALAFEELFRGTIDGAEVHPREVVRRALAHNAAALIVGHNHPSGSAEPSAADRAVTAQLKQALGLVDVRLLDHFVIGDGPPVSLAARGWV from the coding sequence ATGCACATCCGCGACTGGCCCAGCAGCGAACGACCACGCGAGAAACTCCTGGCCCGCGGTGCCGCCGTGCTGTCGGATGCGGAACTGCTGGCGCTGTTCCTGGGCTCCGGGCTGCGCGGGCGCGACGCGGTTGCCACCGCGCGCGAGCTGCTGGCAGGCCACGGCCCGCTGCGGAAGCTGCTCGAACGCACGCCGGCGCAGCTGGCCGCACTTCCCGGCTTGGGCCCGGCACGCGCGGCGCTGCTGGCGGCCGCGCTCGAGCTGTGCGGCCGCTACCTCGCCGCCGGCCTCGAGCGTGGCGAGGCACTGAGCGATCCGCAGTCCGCCGGCCGCTATTTCGCGCAGCGCCTGCGCGGCTACCCGCACGAGGTGTTCGCCGCGCTGTTCCTCGACACCCGCCACCGCGCGCTGGCGTTCGAGGAACTGTTCCGCGGCACCATCGACGGTGCCGAAGTGCATCCGCGCGAGGTGGTGCGGCGCGCGCTGGCGCACAACGCCGCGGCGCTGATCGTCGGCCACAACCATCCCAGCGGCAGCGCCGAGCCGAGCGCGGCGGACCGGGCGGTGACCGCGCAGCTCAAGCAGGCACTGGGGCTGGTGGACGTGCGCCTGCTCGACCACTTCGTCATCGGCGACGGCCCACCGGTGTCGCTGGCGGCGCGCGGCTGGGTGTAG
- a CDS encoding SPOR domain-containing protein, with the protein MAARRGRSQARRNGGNSGGLPGWAWMIIGIVLTIIVVMLAPRVLKSDGSDGFYRPRANPDAQPALPSSIDEDAAPAPARRRPAAADPAPLPATEPDYDFYTVLPGQEVPMTDAELAASARAEEARRQREDAQRRQDAADPATPQAPAAAPSPASTAATTTPATTTAPATPAATAAPAQDTTARYLLQAGSFSASGDAEALKARIALLGLSARVESGNANGRTVYRVRMGPYGTATELADAKAKLQNGGLQALPIKVQ; encoded by the coding sequence GTGGCAGCACGACGCGGTAGATCGCAGGCACGGCGCAACGGCGGCAACTCCGGCGGGCTGCCCGGCTGGGCGTGGATGATCATCGGCATCGTGCTGACGATCATCGTGGTGATGCTGGCGCCGCGCGTGCTGAAGTCCGACGGCAGCGACGGCTTCTACCGCCCTCGCGCCAACCCGGATGCGCAGCCGGCGTTGCCGTCCAGCATCGACGAGGACGCAGCACCCGCGCCCGCGCGCCGACGCCCGGCGGCCGCCGACCCCGCGCCGCTGCCGGCAACCGAGCCCGATTACGATTTCTACACCGTGTTGCCGGGCCAGGAAGTGCCGATGACCGATGCCGAGCTCGCCGCCAGCGCCCGCGCCGAAGAGGCCCGCCGCCAGCGCGAGGATGCACAGCGCCGCCAGGACGCCGCCGACCCGGCCACCCCGCAGGCGCCCGCCGCGGCACCGTCGCCGGCCTCCACCGCGGCGACCACCACGCCGGCGACCACGACCGCCCCGGCAACGCCGGCCGCGACGGCTGCACCGGCACAGGACACCACCGCGCGCTACCTGCTGCAGGCCGGGTCGTTCAGCGCGTCCGGCGATGCCGAGGCGCTGAAGGCGCGGATCGCGCTGCTGGGCCTGTCGGCACGGGTCGAATCCGGCAACGCCAACGGGCGCACCGTCTACCGCGTGCGCATGGGCCCCTACGGCACCGCCACCGAACTGGCCGATGCCAAGGCCAAGCTCCAGAACGGCGGGCTGCAGGCGCTGCCGATCAAGGTGCAGTAA
- the speE gene encoding polyamine aminopropyltransferase, with protein sequence MTTTDWLYENFDPAGSAIGYRVTRKLDEVQSPFQKIEIYESTDWGNVMLIDGAMMVTTRDNFLYHEMMSHPALFTHPDPKQVVIIGGGDCGTLREVLRHPGVERAVQCDIDEQVTRMAEKYFPELCESNGDPRAEILFDDGIAWMKDAPPGSLDIVIVDSTDPVGPAEGLFNRSFFESCFRALKDDGILVQQSESPLVLLELIQAMRAEMGKAGFDSFQTLPFPQPCYPTGWWSCTLARKGGRGFDFRADDAAAKAFETRYYSAEMHRAAQVLPPFVANALAAR encoded by the coding sequence ATGACCACGACCGACTGGCTGTACGAGAACTTCGACCCCGCAGGCTCCGCGATCGGTTATCGCGTCACCCGCAAGCTCGACGAGGTGCAGTCGCCGTTCCAGAAGATCGAGATCTACGAGTCGACCGACTGGGGCAACGTGATGCTGATCGACGGCGCGATGATGGTGACCACGCGCGACAACTTCCTCTACCACGAGATGATGTCGCACCCGGCGCTGTTCACCCATCCCGACCCGAAGCAGGTGGTCATCATCGGCGGCGGCGACTGCGGCACGCTGCGCGAGGTGCTCAGGCACCCGGGCGTCGAGCGCGCGGTGCAGTGCGATATCGACGAGCAGGTCACGCGGATGGCCGAGAAGTATTTCCCGGAGCTGTGCGAATCCAATGGCGACCCGCGCGCGGAGATCCTGTTCGACGACGGCATCGCCTGGATGAAGGACGCCCCGCCGGGCTCGCTCGACATCGTGATCGTCGATTCCACCGATCCGGTCGGCCCCGCCGAAGGGCTGTTCAACAGGAGCTTCTTCGAAAGCTGCTTCCGCGCACTGAAGGACGACGGCATCCTCGTGCAGCAGTCGGAATCACCGCTGGTGCTGCTGGAACTGATCCAGGCGATGCGCGCGGAAATGGGCAAGGCCGGTTTCGACAGCTTCCAGACCCTGCCCTTCCCGCAGCCCTGCTACCCCACCGGCTGGTGGAGCTGCACGCTGGCACGCAAGGGCGGCCGCGGCTTCGACTTCCGCGCCGACGACGCAGCAGCCAAGGCGTTCGAGACCCGGTACTACAGCGCCGAGATGCACCGCGCGGCGCAGGTACTGCCGCCGTTCGTGGCCAACGCGCTGGCGGCGCGCTGA
- the dut gene encoding dUTP diphosphatase — translation MSAIHVLQVQRLDPRYGDEWPLPAYATAGSAGLDLRAALDAPLELAPGDAALVPSGLAIHIGDPGLCAVVLPRSGLGHRHGIVLGNGTGLIDADYQGPLMISVFNRGREAYTIAVGDRIAQLVLLPVVRADLELVDGFTASARGSGGFGHTGVR, via the coding sequence GTGTCCGCAATCCATGTCCTGCAGGTCCAGCGCCTCGATCCGCGTTACGGCGACGAATGGCCGCTGCCCGCCTATGCCACCGCCGGCAGCGCCGGGCTCGACCTGCGCGCCGCGCTCGATGCACCGCTCGAGCTCGCGCCCGGCGATGCGGCGCTGGTGCCCAGCGGGCTGGCGATCCATATCGGTGATCCCGGCCTGTGCGCGGTGGTGCTGCCGCGCTCGGGCCTCGGGCATCGGCACGGCATCGTGCTGGGCAACGGCACCGGGCTCATCGACGCCGACTACCAGGGGCCGCTGATGATCAGCGTCTTCAACCGTGGGCGCGAGGCCTACACGATCGCCGTCGGCGACCGCATCGCACAGCTGGTGCTGCTGCCGGTGGTGCGTGCGGATCTCGAGTTGGTGGATGGCTTCACGGCGAGCGCGCGCGGCAGTGGCGGCTTCGGGCATACCGGTGTGCGTTGA
- the pyrE gene encoding orotate phosphoribosyltransferase: protein MPDHRTRFLQLALQAEALGFGEFTLKSGRTSPYFFNAGRFDSGAALAGLAGCYADAIDAAGLDFDLLFGPAYKGIPLATALACEYAGRGRDLPVAFNRKEAKAHGEGGTLIGAPLAGRRVLIVDDVITAGTAIREALGLIADAGGTVAGIVIALDRQEVVDVHATPRRSAAQAVADAHGVPVVAVATLDDLLAFATRSTTLSFEHARLVDYRARYGSQQ from the coding sequence ATGCCCGACCATCGCACCCGGTTCCTGCAGCTGGCGCTCCAGGCCGAGGCCCTGGGCTTCGGCGAGTTCACCCTCAAGTCCGGCCGCACCAGCCCCTATTTCTTCAACGCCGGCCGCTTCGATTCCGGCGCGGCGCTGGCCGGGCTGGCCGGTTGCTACGCCGATGCCATCGACGCGGCGGGCCTCGATTTCGACCTGCTGTTCGGCCCGGCCTACAAGGGCATCCCGCTGGCGACCGCACTGGCCTGTGAATACGCCGGCCGCGGCCGTGACCTGCCGGTGGCCTTCAACCGCAAGGAAGCCAAGGCGCATGGCGAGGGCGGCACGCTGATCGGTGCACCGCTGGCGGGCCGGCGGGTGCTGATCGTCGACGACGTGATCACCGCCGGCACCGCGATCCGCGAGGCACTCGGGCTGATCGCCGACGCCGGCGGCACCGTGGCCGGCATCGTGATCGCGCTCGACCGCCAGGAAGTGGTCGACGTGCATGCCACGCCGCGCCGTTCCGCGGCGCAGGCGGTGGCGGACGCGCACGGCGTGCCGGTGGTCGCGGTGGCGACGCTCGACGATCTGCTTGCGTTCGCCACCCGAAGCACGACACTCTCGTTCGAACACGCGCGGCTGGTCGATTACCGCGCGCGCTACGGCAGCCAGCAATGA
- a CDS encoding SDR family NAD(P)-dependent oxidoreductase, with translation MTRTILITGATAGFGRATAERFASAGWRVVACGRRAERLQALADALGEQVHACAFDIRDADAMQAALDGLPDAFRDIDVLVNNAGLALGTAPAQQASLAQWRQMIDTNVTALATLTHVLLPTLIARRGAILNVSSIAGSYPYPGGNVYGGTKAFVTQFSLGLRADLHGTGVRVTSIEPGLAETEFTLVRTGGDQVASDALYRGAAPITAADIAETLWWVANLPPHLNINRLEVMPVSQSFAGFQIARAG, from the coding sequence ATGACCCGGACCATCCTGATCACCGGCGCCACCGCCGGTTTCGGCCGCGCCACCGCCGAACGTTTCGCCAGCGCCGGCTGGCGCGTGGTCGCCTGCGGCCGCCGCGCCGAGCGCCTGCAGGCACTGGCCGACGCGTTGGGTGAGCAGGTGCATGCCTGCGCCTTCGACATCCGCGATGCCGATGCCATGCAGGCCGCGCTCGACGGCCTGCCGGATGCGTTCCGCGACATCGACGTGCTGGTCAACAACGCAGGCCTCGCGCTCGGCACCGCGCCCGCGCAGCAGGCGAGCCTGGCGCAGTGGCGGCAGATGATCGACACCAACGTCACCGCGCTGGCCACGCTGACCCACGTGCTGCTGCCGACGCTCATCGCGCGCCGCGGCGCGATTCTCAACGTGAGCTCCATCGCCGGCAGCTACCCATACCCGGGCGGCAACGTCTATGGCGGCACCAAGGCCTTCGTCACCCAGTTCTCGCTGGGCCTGCGCGCCGACCTGCATGGCACCGGCGTGCGCGTGACCTCGATCGAACCGGGGCTGGCCGAGACCGAATTCACCCTGGTGCGCACCGGTGGCGACCAGGTGGCATCGGATGCGCTGTACCGCGGTGCGGCCCCGATCACTGCCGCCGACATCGCCGAAACTCTGTGGTGGGTGGCCAACCTGCCACCGCACCTCAACATCAACCGGCTGGAAGTGATGCCGGTCAGCCAGTCGTTCGCCGGCTTCCAGATCGCGCGCGCGGGCTGA
- the argS gene encoding arginine--tRNA ligase: MKSQLRALIEQGLDALRARGDLPGDLATPEFIVERPKDRSHGDFSTNVAMLLAKPARSNPRALAQALTAALPQTGLVASVDIAGPGFINFRLTPTAWQAQLRAVHELGESYGHNSSGAGRRAGVEYVSANPTGPLHVGHGRAAAIGDCIARVLEANGWDVAREFYYNDAGVQIENLARSTQARAHGHAPGDADWPADAYNGDYIADVAAAYLRGDSVEVDGHTVAGAGDPDDLDAIRRFAVAWLRREQNADLAAFGVAFDVYFLESSLYADGKVEETVRELIAHGHTYEEGGALWLRTTGFGDDKDRVMRKSDGTYTYFVPDVAYHLSKWQRGYERAITELGADHHGSLARVRAGLQALDAGIPQGWPEYVLHQMVTVMRGGEEVKLSKRAGSYVTLRDLIDEVGRDATRWFLVARRPDSQLVFDIDFARSQSLDNPVYYVQLSHARICGLLRQLEERGLAFDAASGLERLPDLDSGATRDLLTDLSRFPEVVEAAGQSLEPHLVAAYLVELAQAFQSYYNDHQFLVDDAGLRDSRLALALATRQVLANGLALLGVAAPQRM, translated from the coding sequence GTGAAATCCCAGCTCCGCGCCCTGATCGAACAGGGCCTCGACGCCCTGCGTGCCCGGGGCGACCTGCCCGGCGACCTCGCCACGCCCGAATTCATCGTGGAGCGGCCGAAGGATCGCAGCCATGGCGATTTCTCCACCAACGTGGCGATGCTGCTGGCCAAGCCTGCCCGCAGCAATCCGCGCGCACTCGCCCAGGCACTGACCGCGGCGCTGCCACAGACCGGGCTGGTGGCCTCGGTGGACATCGCCGGACCGGGGTTCATCAACTTCCGCCTCACGCCCACGGCGTGGCAGGCGCAGCTGCGCGCGGTGCATGAGCTCGGCGAGTCGTACGGCCACAACAGTTCCGGGGCCGGGCGCCGCGCCGGCGTGGAATACGTGTCGGCGAACCCGACCGGACCACTGCATGTCGGCCATGGCCGCGCGGCGGCCATCGGCGACTGCATCGCCCGCGTGCTCGAGGCCAATGGCTGGGACGTGGCGCGCGAGTTCTACTACAACGATGCCGGCGTGCAGATCGAGAACCTCGCACGCTCCACCCAGGCCCGCGCCCACGGGCATGCGCCGGGTGATGCCGACTGGCCGGCGGACGCCTACAACGGCGATTACATCGCCGACGTGGCCGCCGCCTATCTGCGCGGCGACAGCGTCGAGGTCGACGGCCACACCGTGGCCGGTGCCGGCGACCCCGACGACCTCGATGCCATCCGCCGCTTCGCGGTGGCCTGGCTGCGCCGCGAGCAGAACGCGGATCTCGCCGCGTTCGGGGTGGCGTTCGACGTGTACTTCCTCGAGTCGTCGCTGTACGCCGACGGCAAGGTCGAGGAAACCGTGCGCGAGCTCATCGCCCACGGCCACACCTACGAGGAAGGCGGCGCGCTGTGGCTGCGCACCACCGGTTTCGGTGACGACAAGGACCGCGTGATGCGCAAGTCCGATGGCACCTACACCTACTTCGTGCCGGATGTCGCCTACCACCTGTCGAAGTGGCAGCGCGGCTACGAGCGCGCGATCACCGAACTCGGCGCCGACCACCACGGTTCGCTGGCGCGGGTGCGCGCCGGCCTGCAGGCGCTGGATGCCGGCATTCCGCAGGGCTGGCCGGAATACGTGCTGCACCAGATGGTCACGGTGATGCGTGGCGGCGAGGAGGTGAAGCTGTCCAAGCGCGCCGGCAGCTACGTGACCCTGCGCGACCTGATCGACGAGGTCGGACGCGACGCCACCCGCTGGTTCCTGGTCGCGCGGCGCCCGGATTCGCAGCTGGTGTTCGACATCGATTTCGCCCGCAGCCAGTCGCTCGACAACCCGGTCTACTACGTGCAGCTCTCGCACGCGCGCATCTGCGGCCTGCTGCGGCAGCTGGAGGAACGCGGACTGGCATTCGACGCCGCCAGCGGGCTGGAGCGGCTGCCGGACCTCGACAGCGGCGCGACCCGCGACCTGCTCACCGACCTCTCGCGCTTCCCTGAGGTGGTGGAGGCGGCCGGGCAGTCGCTGGAGCCGCACCTGGTGGCGGCCTATCTGGTCGAACTCGCGCAGGCGTTCCAGTCCTACTACAACGACCACCAGTTCCTGGTTGACGATGCCGGGCTGCGCGATTCGCGACTGGCGCTGGCGCTCGCCACCCGCCAGGTGCTGGCCAACGGCCTGGCCCTGCTCGGGGTGGCCGCACCGCAGCGGATGTAG
- a CDS encoding DNA ligase, which translates to MRARWDGSALWTRGGMRIRPPAWFTRGWPTQAMDGELWIGRNRFDEVSALVRASDGSDDPAWHAVRLLVFDLPGEEVGFEARIARMRRLLDAAGIDWLRPVRQRRFADRAALDAHFHAVLAAGGEGLMLHHRDSRYRSGRSELLLKYKPHDDAEARVIAHLPGQGRHAGRLGALLVELPDGRRLRLGSGLTDAQRDAPPAIGSWVTFRHSGLTTRGLPRFARFLRVRDELPPADP; encoded by the coding sequence GTGCGCGCGCGCTGGGACGGCAGTGCGCTGTGGACGCGTGGTGGCATGCGCATCCGCCCGCCGGCGTGGTTCACCCGCGGCTGGCCCACGCAGGCGATGGACGGCGAGCTGTGGATCGGCCGCAACCGCTTCGACGAAGTGAGCGCGCTGGTGCGAGCGAGTGACGGCAGCGATGACCCCGCCTGGCACGCGGTGCGCTTGCTGGTGTTCGACCTGCCCGGCGAGGAGGTGGGCTTCGAGGCGCGCATCGCACGCATGCGGCGGCTGCTCGACGCCGCCGGCATCGACTGGCTGCGCCCGGTGCGCCAGCGGCGCTTCGCGGACCGCGCGGCGCTGGATGCGCACTTCCACGCGGTGCTCGCCGCCGGTGGCGAGGGCCTGATGCTGCACCATCGCGATTCGCGCTACCGCAGTGGCCGCAGCGAACTGCTGCTGAAGTACAAGCCGCATGACGATGCCGAGGCGCGGGTGATCGCGCACCTGCCCGGTCAGGGACGGCATGCCGGCAGGCTGGGTGCGTTGCTGGTGGAACTGCCGGATGGTCGTCGGCTGCGGTTGGGCAGCGGCCTCACCGACGCCCAGCGCGATGCGCCGCCGGCGATCGGCAGCTGGGTGACCTTCCGCCATTCCGGGCTGACCACGCGCGGCCTGCCGCGCTTCGCCCGCTTCCTGCGTGTACGCGACGAACTGCCGCCCGCCGACCCGTGA
- a CDS encoding phosphomannomutase/phosphoglucomutase: MSDTQPHKARLLLARARPFLPLVAIALAALALWIAWGGWRHVQDGNRRAALEQARDLVSLSVAQALQAEQERLRERLESADVRGPLLRGEVEAAAAALARDWPMLEEAAVYPPALQSVYADLTRNGFGRAAVLEAAMSEDRALSLVIREDGSERLAVAAPIKDAGGALAGVAVARLPLARIRAGFDSAVIDEGRMYLALRQGSVTLLERGSAEHAGAAERLGTPVAGSGLRVAAGLPYGVAAPFGLAGMPAFVVALVLLLLAYVAWRVLPGLARDAVAGEDGAPTLLEAVALAPGDIESPQKSEVKDVSKPQAARIDRSIFRAYDIRGVVGETLDAGIAELIGQAIGSLMREQDLADIVIGRDGRLSGPDLLAGLTEGLRRAGRNVIDIGMVPTPVAYFGAYHLRTGCCISLTGSHNPPDYNGFKIVVGGETLSGDAIVDLYARIAEDRLYTAPAPGGLSQQDIADAYVERIASDVQVERPLKVVVDAGNGVAGEIGPRVLEAIGAEVVPLYCEIDGTFPNHHPDPSEPHNLEDLVSMVKRLDADLGIAFDGDGDRLGVVTRDGENIFPDRMLMLFAADVLERNPGAVIIFDVKSTGKLPGHILRHGGSPLMWKTGHSLIKAKMRETEAELAGEMSGHFFFAERWYGFDDGIYAAARLLEILAAQAETPTAVLHALPAGVSTPEIKVQAPGGDPHAFVERFQAAATLDGARLSTIDGVRADWADGWGLVRASNTTPVLVLRFDADNEAALKRIQQTFREQLLAVDPALPLEF, encoded by the coding sequence ATGAGCGACACCCAACCGCACAAGGCCCGCCTGCTGCTGGCGCGCGCGCGACCGTTCCTGCCGCTGGTGGCGATCGCGCTGGCGGCGCTGGCGCTGTGGATCGCCTGGGGCGGCTGGCGGCATGTGCAGGACGGCAACCGCCGCGCCGCGCTGGAGCAGGCGCGCGACCTGGTCTCGCTCTCGGTCGCGCAGGCCCTGCAGGCCGAACAGGAGCGCCTGCGCGAGCGGCTGGAATCGGCCGACGTGCGCGGCCCGCTGCTGCGTGGCGAGGTCGAGGCCGCGGCTGCCGCGCTCGCGCGTGACTGGCCGATGCTGGAAGAGGCCGCGGTGTATCCGCCGGCCCTGCAGAGCGTCTACGCCGATCTGACCCGGAACGGCTTCGGCCGCGCCGCGGTGCTGGAGGCGGCGATGAGCGAGGACCGCGCGCTGTCGCTGGTCATCCGCGAGGACGGCAGTGAACGCCTGGCGGTCGCGGCGCCGATCAAGGATGCCGGCGGCGCACTGGCCGGCGTGGCGGTGGCGCGGCTGCCGCTGGCGCGCATCCGTGCCGGGTTCGACAGCGCGGTCATCGACGAGGGGCGCATGTACCTGGCGCTGCGGCAGGGCAGCGTCACCCTGCTTGAACGCGGCAGCGCCGAGCATGCCGGCGCCGCCGAGCGACTGGGCACACCGGTGGCTGGCAGTGGCCTACGGGTCGCGGCCGGCCTCCCGTATGGCGTTGCCGCGCCGTTCGGCCTGGCCGGAATGCCGGCGTTCGTCGTCGCGCTGGTGCTGCTGCTGCTCGCCTACGTCGCCTGGCGCGTGCTGCCCGGCCTCGCACGCGATGCGGTGGCCGGCGAGGACGGCGCGCCCACCCTGCTCGAAGCCGTCGCCCTCGCCCCGGGCGACATCGAATCCCCCCAGAAATCCGAGGTCAAGGACGTGTCCAAACCCCAAGCGGCCCGCATCGATCGCAGCATCTTCCGCGCCTACGACATCCGTGGCGTGGTCGGCGAGACCCTCGATGCCGGGATTGCCGAGCTGATCGGCCAGGCCATCGGTTCGCTGATGCGCGAGCAGGACCTCGCCGACATCGTGATCGGCCGCGATGGCCGCCTGTCCGGCCCCGACCTGCTGGCCGGGCTGACCGAAGGCCTGCGGCGCGCCGGCCGCAACGTCATCGACATCGGCATGGTGCCGACGCCGGTGGCCTACTTCGGCGCCTACCACCTGCGTACGGGCTGCTGCATCTCGCTGACCGGCAGCCACAACCCGCCGGACTACAACGGCTTCAAGATCGTGGTCGGCGGCGAGACGCTGTCGGGCGACGCCATCGTCGACCTCTACGCGCGCATCGCCGAGGACCGCCTCTACACCGCACCGGCGCCCGGCGGGTTGAGCCAGCAGGACATCGCCGACGCCTATGTCGAGCGCATCGCCTCCGACGTGCAGGTCGAGCGCCCGCTCAAGGTGGTCGTGGATGCCGGCAACGGCGTGGCCGGCGAGATCGGTCCGCGCGTGCTGGAAGCGATCGGTGCCGAAGTGGTGCCGCTGTACTGCGAGATCGACGGCACGTTCCCCAACCACCATCCGGACCCGAGCGAGCCGCACAACCTCGAGGACCTGGTGAGCATGGTCAAGCGGCTGGATGCGGACCTCGGCATCGCCTTCGACGGCGACGGCGACCGCCTCGGCGTGGTCACCCGCGACGGCGAGAACATCTTCCCCGACCGCATGCTGATGCTGTTCGCCGCCGACGTGCTGGAACGCAACCCGGGCGCGGTGATCATCTTCGACGTCAAGTCGACCGGAAAGCTGCCGGGCCACATCCTGCGCCACGGCGGCAGCCCGCTGATGTGGAAGACCGGCCACTCGCTGATCAAGGCCAAGATGCGCGAAACCGAGGCCGAACTTGCCGGCGAGATGAGCGGCCACTTCTTCTTCGCCGAGCGCTGGTACGGCTTCGACGACGGCATCTATGCCGCCGCGCGCCTGCTGGAGATCCTCGCCGCGCAGGCGGAGACGCCCACCGCGGTGCTGCACGCGCTGCCGGCCGGCGTGTCCACGCCGGAGATCAAGGTGCAGGCGCCGGGTGGCGACCCGCATGCCTTCGTCGAGCGCTTCCAGGCCGCCGCCACGCTGGACGGCGCGCGCCTGTCGACCATCGACGGCGTGCGCGCCGACTGGGCCGACGGCTGGGGCCTGGTGCGTGCCTCCAACACCACCCCGGTGCTGGTGCTGCGCTTCGACGCCGACAACGAGGCCGCATTGAAGCGCATCCAGCAGACCTTCCGCGAGCAGCTGCTGGCGGTGGATCCCGCGCTTCCGCTGGAGTTCTGA
- the speA gene encoding arginine decarboxylase — protein MAAWSIDHARKTYSIPHWSEGFFDVDEQGRVVVRPGDRDARALPLPAIVDDALAQGANLPLLVRFPEILGHRLGQLQSAFAEAQADWEYTGGYTAVYPIKVNQHAGVAGTLASHHGEGFGLEAGSKPELMAVLALSRPGGTIICNGYKDREYIRLALIGRRLGLETYIVIEKPTELRLVMEESAALGVEPLLGVRMRLASLGAGKWQNSGGDKSKFGLSPRQLLDLWKSLRDSGRSDRLKLLHFHMGSQISNVRDIANGMREATRYFVELSRLGAKISRVDVGGGLGIDYEGTRSRSYNSVNYGMRQYASNIVQPLAQACAEHGLPQPRILTECGRAMTAHHAVLVANVSEVERAPEGRVPDIHDDEPSVVSQLREIHGELDQRPAVELYHEAQHFHAEGLAMYALGQLDLVHRARIDDLFYAIAHAVRARLTYDEKSHRPLLDELNERLVDKYFVNFSIFESMPDVWAIDQVFPIVPIERLDEAPERRGIIADLTCDSDGQIDTYVENEDLDSSLPLHAMRPGETYRLGFFLVGAYQEILGDIHNLFGDTDAIEVRRSGDGFAIHQQRRGDTTDVMLDYVGYRIDDLRQRYEDKLSAASLGDDEMVRLREALEAGLTGYTYLDSAPLD, from the coding sequence ATGGCTGCCTGGTCCATCGACCACGCCCGCAAGACCTACTCGATTCCGCACTGGTCGGAAGGCTTCTTCGACGTCGACGAACAGGGTCGCGTGGTCGTGCGTCCGGGCGACCGCGACGCCCGGGCACTGCCGCTGCCGGCGATTGTCGACGACGCGCTGGCACAGGGCGCGAACCTGCCGCTGCTGGTGCGCTTCCCCGAGATCCTCGGCCACCGGCTCGGCCAGCTGCAGTCGGCATTCGCCGAGGCCCAGGCCGACTGGGAGTACACCGGCGGCTACACGGCGGTGTATCCGATCAAGGTCAACCAGCACGCGGGCGTCGCCGGCACGCTGGCCTCGCACCATGGCGAGGGCTTCGGGCTGGAGGCCGGCAGCAAGCCGGAGCTGATGGCGGTGCTCGCGCTGAGCCGGCCCGGCGGCACCATCATCTGCAATGGCTACAAGGACCGCGAGTACATCCGCCTGGCGCTGATCGGCCGCCGGCTGGGGCTCGAGACCTATATCGTCATCGAGAAGCCGACCGAGCTGCGGCTGGTGATGGAGGAGTCGGCCGCACTCGGTGTCGAGCCGCTGCTGGGCGTGCGTATGCGGCTGGCGTCGCTGGGCGCGGGCAAGTGGCAGAACTCGGGTGGCGACAAGTCGAAGTTCGGCCTGTCGCCGCGGCAGCTGCTGGATCTGTGGAAGAGCCTGCGCGACAGCGGCCGCAGCGACCGCCTCAAGCTGCTGCATTTCCACATGGGCTCGCAGATCTCCAACGTGCGCGACATCGCCAACGGCATGCGCGAGGCCACGCGTTACTTCGTGGAGCTTTCGCGGCTGGGCGCGAAGATCAGCCGTGTCGACGTCGGCGGTGGCCTGGGCATCGACTACGAGGGCACCCGCTCGCGCAGCTACAACTCGGTCAACTACGGCATGCGCCAGTACGCCAGCAACATCGTGCAGCCGCTGGCGCAGGCCTGCGCGGAGCATGGCCTGCCGCAGCCGCGCATCCTCACCGAATGCGGTCGCGCGATGACCGCGCACCACGCGGTGCTGGTGGCCAACGTGTCGGAGGTCGAACGCGCCCCGGAAGGCCGGGTGCCCGACATCCATGACGACGAGCCGTCGGTGGTCAGCCAGCTGCGCGAGATCCACGGCGAGCTCGACCAGCGCCCTGCCGTCGAGCTCTACCACGAGGCGCAGCACTTCCACGCCGAGGGCCTGGCGATGTACGCGCTGGGCCAGCTCGACCTGGTGCACCGCGCGCGTATCGACGACCTCTTCTACGCGATCGCACACGCCGTGCGTGCGCGGCTGACCTATGACGAGAAGAGCCATCGCCCGCTGCTGGACGAGCTCAACGAGCGTCTGGTCGACAAGTACTTCGTCAACTTCAGCATCTTCGAATCGATGCCCGACGTGTGGGCGATCGACCAGGTGTTTCCGATCGTGCCGATCGAGCGCCTGGACGAGGCGCCGGAGCGGCGCGGCATCATCGCCGACCTCACCTGCGACTCCGACGGCCAGATCGACACCTACGTCGAGAACGAGGATCTCGACAGCTCGCTGCCGCTGCATGCGATGCGTCCCGGCGAAACCTACCGGCTCGGTTTCTTCCTGGTCGGCGCCTACCAGGAGATCCTCGGTGACATCCACAACCTGTTCGGCGACACCGACGCGATCGAGGTGCGCCGCAGCGGCGACGGCTTCGCGATCCACCAGCAGCGCCGTGGCGACACCACCGACGTGATGCTCGACTACGTGGGCTACCGCATCGACGACCTGCGCCAGCGCTACGAGGACAAGCTTTCCGCCGCCAGCCTTGGGGACGACGAGATGGTGCGCCTGCGCGAGGCGCTGGAAGCCGGGCTCACCGGCTATACCTACCTGGACAGCGCGCCGCTGGACTGA